From one Dermacentor silvarum isolate Dsil-2018 chromosome 3, BIME_Dsil_1.4, whole genome shotgun sequence genomic stretch:
- the LOC119444595 gene encoding uncharacterized protein LOC119444595: MRSKVSAEIDRLVQDGVLSSISISDWATPVVPVAKKNGDIRLCGDFKLTVNPASHLEQYPLPKVEDIFAALSGGEVFSTLDLRNAYNQLPLDDEARKIAVLNTHRGLYCYNRLAFGIASAPALFQRRMESILQGLPNVQVYLDDIIVAEKENDTSVLRQVFQRLREHNLKLNKAKCRFREAQVSFLGHRIDAKGLHPLQDNLEAVLAAPKPTSRLADSTSEDMLLRQVKTWILRGWPNQLGPEQQCIQPYFTRRSTPTRDGKSPAEMLLGFQPRTRLSAHFPEEEVARDPSVSRPPAPLSQVFSPGAPVWSRQYNHAGQRWLPGTVTSTRGRRMVTVDTTGGVQRRHVDQVRPRLAADDVKQEFDATRPGDNQVTESDQPSAVDDAEPSSDGSLGTPQISSEVTSSVPAGLELPRRSTRTRRPPDRLGF, encoded by the exons ATGCGCTCCAAGGTTTCAGCCGAGATCGACCGTCTTGTACAAGACGGAGTGCTTTCGTCGATAAGCATTTCAGATTGGGCAACACCGGTAGTGCCGGTAGCAAAAAAGAACGGCGATATACGATTGTGCGGCGATTTCAAATTGACAGTCAACCCGGCGTCGCACTTGGAACAGTATCCCCTGCCCAAAGTTGAAGACATATTTGCGGCGCTTTCTGGAGGCGAAGTCTTCAGCACTCTGGACCTGCGCAACGCGTACAATCAGCTGCCGCTGGACGACGAAGCTAGAAAGATCGCGGTACTCAACACACACCGGGGCCTTTACTGCTACAATCGCCTAGCATTTGGAATTGCTTCAGCCCCCGCCTTGTTCCAGCGACGCATGGAATCGATTTTGCAAGGTTTGCCGAATGTTCaagtgtacctcgacgacatcattgTGGCGGAGAAGGAAAACGACACATCTGTACTGCGGCAGGTGTTTCAGCGGCTTCGTGAACACAACTTGAAGTTGAACAAAGCCAAGTGCCGGTTTAGGGAAGCACAAGTGTCGTTTCTGGGGCACCGCATCGATGCCAAAGGTCTGCATCCTCTGCAAGATAACCTCGAGGCGGTACTGGCCGCGCCGAAGCCAACATCG CGGTTGGCAGACAGCACGAGCGAGGACATGCTTCTCCGACAGGTGAAGACGTGGATTCTTCGTGGTTGGCCAAACCAGCTGGGGCCGGAGCAACAGTGCATTCAGCCGTACTTCACCCGCAGAT CAACACCGACTCGAGATGGCAAGTCACCCGCCGAGATGTTGCTGGGTTTTCAACCCAGGACCCGCCTAAGCGCACATTTTCCAGAGGAAGAGGTGGCACGGGATCCCTCGGTGAGCAGACCCCCGGCACCATTGTCACAAGTCTTTTCACCGGGAGCGCCTGTTTGGTCACGGCAGTATAATCACGCTGGCCAGAGATGGTTACCCGGCACGGTGACGTCAACAAGAGGTAGGCGTATGGTCACGGTGGACACCACAGGAGGGGTGCAGCGCCGTCACGTGGACCAAGTGCGGCCACGACTAGCTGCGGATGACGTAAAGCAAGAATTCGACGCAACACGGCCCGGAGACAACCAAGTCACAGAGAGTGATCAACCCTCTGCAGTGGACGACGCTGAACCATCTTCAGACGGATCACTTGGTACACCCCAGATTTCCAGTGAAGTAACCTCCAGTGTACCGGCGGGCTTAGAACTTCCGAGGCGTTCTACGCGCACAAGGAGGCCTCCCGACAGGCTAGGCTTCTAA